A segment of the Streptomyces sp. P9-A2 genome:
GACGGCGTCGGGGGCGTACGGGGGCTGAGCGGTCACGCTGTGGTCCGCCGGGCGGGTCCGGTCCGTCCGGCGGAGGTGGCCGGAAGCGGTGGGAGAGCCGCGGCCGGACCGGTCCCGCGCAGAAGGCGGCGCGTTCGGTCCGGCGGTCTCAGCTCAGGGGCCGGGGCCGCGTCAACTCGTCGTAGACGCTGAGGACCTGGGCCACCGCTTCGTCCTCCGTCGGCCATCCGGCCGCCTGTCGGGCTCCCCTGGTCCTGAGTTCGTCCCGGCGCCCGGGGTCGCCGAGCAGCCGTACGACGGCGTCGGCGAGGGCCCGCGCGTTGCGGTACGGGACGAGTTCGGCGGCGTCGCCGACCAGTTCGGGGATGCCGCCGGTGCCGGCCGCGACGAGCGGCACGCGCGCGTGGAGGGCCTGCTGGGCGAGGACGGAGCGCCCCTCCCACCGGCTCGGCAGTAGCGCGAGGTCGGCGGCCTCCAGCAGGTCGGTGATGTCGTCGCGCCGTCCGACGAGCCGGACCGGCAGGTCCTCGTCCGTGATCCGGCGCTGGAGTTCACCGCGCAGCGGCCCCTCCCCCGCGACGGCGACCAGCGGCTGGGGATCGAGGCGGCGCCATCCGTGCGTGGCGTCGAGCAGGGTGTGGTGGCCGCGATGCCGTTCGAGGGCACCGACGGCGATCAGTAACGGGCGGCCGATGGCGCCGAGTTCGGCCAGGGTTTTGGGCCGCGACCCGTCCGGGTCCTCCGTCTTCGGGGCCGAGCGCAGCCCGGGGAGGACGGCGGCCGCCAGCCTCGCGTCCCGCGCTCCGGTCCGGCGTGCCCGGTCGACCAGGGCGGAGGTGGTCCCGAGCACCACGGTGGCCGCCTTGACGACCCGCCGTTCCATCAGCCGCAGGACGTGCGCGCGGGCGCCTTCGGCGTGCGCCCGGTCGTGCCAGGTGACGATCAGCGGAGTGCGCCGCCCGCCGAGGGCGAGCACGGTCCGGAAAGAGGCGTGCAGGCCGTGCGCGTGCACCAGGTCGGCGTCCGCGCACGCCGCCCGCAGCGCGGCCACCGAGCCGGGGTCGCTGCTGCGCGGCACGTGCACATGGTCGGCGCCGACGCCCGTGAAGTCGTAGGCGTGCTCCGCCTCGATGGGGGCGCACACCGTGACCCGCACGCCCCGCGCGACGAGCCCCGCAGCCAGGGAGCGCACGTGGGCGCTGGTCGCGGCGGTGCCGCCGCCCAGCACCTGCACGGTGCGCAGCGGCGTCTGGCCGTGCGGTGAGTGGCTGCTCACGGGGGTCACGTGGCCGAGCTCCTGGTTCGGGTCGGGTGGTCCCGAGGAACGTACAGAAGGACCGTGCGGAGAGGATGGACCACACGGTCTCCTACGCGTGCTCGGTCAAGCATGCCAGGAAGCAAGGGAATTCCGGCAACGACCGGAGCCGCCGCCCGCAGCGGAGTGGACGGAAACGCCACCCGTACGAGTGACGAAGTACCTCCTGTCGGCCGACACCTCGGTGGACGGCCGGCCGACCTCCGGCTCCGTCAGCCGTCCACGCGGGGCTGTCAGCCGTCCCTCAGCCGTCCGCCCGTGCCGTCGCCAGGAGTTCCTCCGCGTGGGCGCGGGCCGTCTCGGAGTCCTCCTGGCCGGCCAGCATCCGCGACAGTTCCCGGATCCGGTCCTCCCCCTCGAGCACCTTCACCCCGGACCGGGTGACCGTGCCGTCGTTCGTCTTCGACACCAGCAACTGACGGTCAGCGAAGGCGGCCACCTGCGGCAGATGGGTGACGACCACGACCTGGGCGCTCTTCGCCAGCTTGGCGAGCCGCCTCCCGATCTCGACGGCCGCCTTGCCGCCGACACCGGCGTCGACCTCGTCGAACAGATAGGTCGGCACCGGGTCCGTTCCGGCGAACACGACCTCCACGGCCAGCATCACGCGCGACAGTTCACCGCCGGACGCGCCCTTGGCGATGGGCCGGGGCGGTGCTCCGGGGTGCGGGGCGAGCAGCAGTTCGACCTCGTCGACGCCCGACGGCCCGTGGGCGACCGTGCGCCCGCCGACCTCCACGCCGTCCGGGTCCTCCGTCTGCCGGATGTCGAACGACACGCGCGCATGCGGCATGGCGAGGGAGGCGAGCTCCGCGGTGACGGCGGCCGCGAAGCGTTCCGCGGCCTCGGTGCGGGCCTGGGAGAGGGTGTGCGCCAGCCCGCCCAGTTCGGCACGCAGGCGGTCGCGTTCGGCGGTGAGTTCCTCGATCCGCTCGTCGTCGCCGTCCAGGTCGGTGAGGCGCTCGGCGCTCTCCTCGGCCCAGGCCAGCACGGCGGAGATGTCCTGGCCGTACTTGCGGGTGAGCCCGGTGAGCGCGGACCGGCGTTCCTCGACCGCCGCCAGCCGCAGTGGATCGGCGTCCAGATCGTCGGCGTACCCGGCGAGGTCCCCGGCGACGTCACGCAGCAGGATGCCGACCTCGCCGATCCGGTCGGTGAGCGCGGCCAGCTCCGGATCGTGCGCCCGGACGGCCTCCAGGGCCCGCTGGGCGCCCGCGACGAGCGTTCCCGCGTCGACGCTCTCGAGGTCCTCCGGGTTTCCGGCGAGAGCGGCGTGCGCGAGGGACGCGGCGGACGCCAGGGCCTCGGCGTGCCCGAGCCGGTCGGCCTCCTCCGCCAGTTCCACGTCCTCACCGGCGCGGGGTTCCACACCGGCGATCTCGTCGAGCCCGAAGCGCAGCATGTCGGCCTCCTGGGCCCGTTCACGCGCGCGGGTGGTGAGCTCCTCGAGTTCCGTGGCGACGGCCCGCAGCCGCTTGTACGCCCCCGTGTACTCGGCGAGCGGCCCGGCGACCGCGTCGCCCGCGTACCGGTCGAGCGCCTGCCGCTGCCGGGACTGTTTGAGGAGCCCCTGCTGGTCGGTCTGCCCGTGCACCGCCACCAGGTCGTCGGCGATCTCGGCGAGGAGCCCCACGGGCACGCTCCGCCCGCCCAGGTGGGCCCGGGAACGCCCCTCGGCGGAAACGGTACGGCTGATCAGCAGCGCCCCGTCGTCGAGCTCGGCCCCGGCCTCTCCCGCGCGCGTGGCGGCCGCGGCGCCCTCGGGCACGGCGATCCGCCCCTCGACGACCGCGCTTCTGGCACCGATCCGCACCAGGGCCGCGTCCGCCCTTCCCCCCAGCAGCAGCCCGAGACTGGTGACCACCATGGTCTTGCCCGCGCCCGTCTCACCGGTGACTGCGGTGAAGCCGGGTGAAAGCTCGACCACGGCGTCGTCGATGACTCCGAGCGACCGTATCCGCATCTCCTCCAACACGTCCCAGACCTTACGAGGTTTTCCTCGCGCCGTGCGACGCCGCCCCCCGCCCGGACGAAAACACCGCAGGTCGTCACCCGTGAGCGGGACCCCGTTCACCGGCGGGTCCCAGTGCCCCGGTACGGGCGCGGGCGGAGGCCGGGCGGAGGCCGGGCGGAGAGGAATCCGCGTGCGGGGGCCTGTCCGGCGGATCATTCCGGAGACGTGGGGTCCCGGAACGCCCTCCCCCAAGCTCTTCGAGCAGGGGGGACCCCCAGCCGCGTTGTCGTCGGTTACCGACTCCCCCACGCTCGGCTGCGCTCGAGCGGGAGGAACCCCCATACGCGGGAGGTGCCCCCATCGCCCTCGCTCGACCCGGCCGGACAGACGCCGCCGGTCACCTCCGACACGATCCGCCGGACCGACCCTGGAAAGCCGCTGAAGATCTCACTCAGGCCGCCCGGTTCATGCCGATTGCCAGTAAATGCCAATCGGTATGAACCGGCGCAGGACGGGCGTGATTTCAAGGTCTTCAGGACGCTTCTAGCGCGGTGCTCCCCGCCACCCCGCGACCGGCAGTGCGAACTTCGCCACCAGCCGGTCCGTGAACGAGGCGTGATGCAGCCGGGCCAGCCGGACCGGGACGGCGCCGCGCCGGACCTCCACCCGCGCGCCGGCCGGTAGTTCCACGGTCCGGCGCCCGTCGCACCACAGCACGCCGGGCGGGACGTGCGGCAGCATCTCCACCGCGAGCACCGAGTCCGGCGAGGTCACCAGCGGCTTGGCGAACAGGGCGTGCGCGCTGATCGGCACCATCAGCAGCGCCTCGACCTCGGGCCACACCACGGGCCCGCCGGCGGAGAACGCGTACGCGGTCGATCCGGTCGGGGTGGCGCACACGATGCCGTCGCAGCCGAACCCGGTCACCGGACGCCCGTCGATCTCCAGCACGACCTCCAGCATCCGCTCGGCGGACACCTTCTGCACGGCCGCCTCGTTCAGCGCCCAGTCCGTGTGCACGATGGTGCCGTTCTGGTGCACGACGACGTCGACGGTCATCCGTTCCTCGACCTCGTACGCCTTGCTCACCACCCGGTCGACGACCTTGTCGAGGTCGTCCCGCTCGGCCTCGGCGAGGAAGCCGACGCTGCCGAGATTCACGCCGAGCATCGGCACGCCCGAGGCGCGGGCGAACTCGGCGCCGCGCAGCAGGGTGCCGTCGCCGCCCAGCACGATCAGCAGTTCGCAGCCGTCGAGGCACTCGGGGGTGGCCTCACTGACGGTCTCCACCTCGTCCGGCAGCGGCAGGTCCCGTGCCTCGGTCTCCAGCACCCGCACCCCGATTCCGGAGTGCAGCAGCCCTTTGACCACGAGTTCCGCACTGCGGATGGCCGCCGGACGGCCGGTGTGGGCGAGCAGGAAAACAGTACGAACTCGGTTCGTTGTCAACGGGGCCCCTCCGCCACTGCACGGTCGACGTCGGCCGGGTTCAGCTCCAAAGCTCCCGCCCTCAGCCACAGAAAGTATTCGACATTCCCCGAGGGTCCGGGCAGCGGACTCGCGGTCACGCCCTTCGCCCCCAGTCCCAGCGCCCAGGCCTTGGCGGCCACTCCCCGCACGGCCTCGGCGCGCAACTGCGGGCTGCGTACGACGCCGCCGCTGCCCAGCCGCTCCTTGCCCACCTCGAACTGCGGCTTGACCATCATCACCAGATCGGCGTCCGGCCGCACGCACCGTGTCAGGGCGGGCAGGACCAGCCCGAGCGGGATGAAGGACAGATCCCCCACGACAAGATCCACAGGCTCCCCATCGATTGCTTCAAGCGTCAACTCGCGTACGTTCGTACGGTCCTTGACGGTGACGCGTTCATCGTTGCGGAGAGACCAGGCGAGTTGTCCGTATCCGACGTCCACGGCGATCACGTGCGCGGCCCCCGCGCGGAGCAGGACGTCGGTGAAACCCCCGGTCGAGGCGCCGGCGTCCAGCGCCCGCCGCCCCTGGACGACCAGCCCCTGCGGCACGAACGCCTCGAACGCGCCGGCGAGCTTGTGGCCACCGCGCGACACGTAGTCCGGGTCGCCGGCGTTCTCCGCGACGAGGATCGCGGCGGCGGTCTCCACCTGGGTGGCGGGCTTGGTCGCGACGGTCTTGCCGACGCTGACCCGCCCCGCGGCGATCAGCTGCCCGGCGTGCTCACGCGACCGGGCGAGCTTCCGGCGGACCAGCTCCGCGTCCAGACGGCGGCGTGCGACTCCTGCCACGTTCGGTTCAGCTCCCCTGTCGGTGGGTCGGATCGGACTCGTGGCCCGAAGCGCCTCCGTGAGCGGCGGTGATCGGGCGACGGGTGGGACCCGGAGGTCCCGGGTGGGCGTCGAGCGCGGTGAGCGCGTCGCGCAGCCCCCGGTGCACATCTTCGTACACCTCGACATGGCCGTCCGTGGCGAGGTGGTCGGCGTCGGCCAGCCGCTCCACCCGCGCGTCCACCTCGGCGTTGCCGGTGGGGGTGCGGGGCACGTTCAGGGGCGCGGGGGCGGCGGGCGCGTACTCGGGCACGGTCCGGGGTGTGGTGTCCTCGGCCGGTGGTGCGGCGTCCTCCGGTTGCGGCTCGGAGCTCCCGGGCCGCGAGGATCCGGGGTACGCGGCCGGTGGCCCGGTGCGCTCCGCCTGCGGGAGCGGCTGCTGCGCGCTCCCCGGCTGGGGTACTGCGTCGTTCATGCCCCGACGCTATCGCGAACCGCTGGGGTACCGTCATCCGCGATGGCCACGATCGAGGAATGCCGTGCCGCACTCGGCAGACTGTCCGACTCCATGCAGCGTGCCGAGGGCGACGTCGGCGCGGCCGCGGCGATGGACCGCTCGGTCAGCTGCCATGTCACCGACCTGGATGTGACCTTCGCCGGCCGGCTCACCGGCGGGCGGATCGAGGTGCGCGAGACCCTCGAGGGCCCTCCGCGTGAGCGGGCGCAGCTCAGGCTCGCCATGCGGGGGGACGACCTGCTGGCCCTGGTCGACGGCGAACTGCACTTCGCCAGGGCATGGGGGTCGGGCCGGGTGAAGCTGGAGGCAGGTCTGCGCGACCTGCTCCACCTCAGGAAGCTTCTCTAGCTCCCACCTTCGCCGTGTTCTGCTTGCCCATAGCCTGCTCGACCGTCGCCTGCTCGACCGTCGCCTGCTTGTCCGTCGCCTGCTCGACCGTCGCCTGCTTTGCCGCGGTCGCGGTCCGCTTCCTGCGGGCGGCCGGCACGATCAGGGGCGTACCCGTCTCGGGGTCGTCGATCACCTGGCAGCTCAGACCGAAGACCTGCTCGACCAGATCTGCGGTGACGATCTCCTTCGGAGCGCCCTGCGCGATGACCTTCCCTTCGCGCAGGGCGATGAGGTGGGTGGCGTACCGGGCGGCGTGGTTGAGGTCGTGCAGGACGGCGACGAGGGTGCGGCCCTGTTCCTCGTGCAGTTCCGCGCACAGGTCCAGTACGTCGATCTGGTGCTGGATGTCCAGATAGGTCGTCGGCTCGTCGAGCAGCAGCAGCGGGGTCTCCTGGGCGAGTGCCATGGCGATCCACACGCGCTGCCGCTGCCCGCCGGAGAGTTCGTCGACATGGCGTTCGCCCAGGTCGGCGATGCCGGTCCGGGCCATCGACTCCTGGACGACCCTCTCGTCCTCGGTGGACCACTGGCGCAGGATGCCCTGGTGCGGATACCGGCCGCGCCCCACCAGGTCGGCGACGGTGATCCCGTCGGGCGCGATCGACGACTGGGGCAGCAGTCCGAGGGTGCGGGCGACCTTCTTCGCGGGCATCGACTGGATGACCTGACCGTCCAGCAGCACCCGCCCGTGGCTGGGCTTGAGCATTCGGGAAAGCGCCCGCAGGAGCGTCGACTTGCCGCAGGCGTTCGGGCCGACGATCACGGTGAAGGAGTTGTCCGGTATCTCCACCGACAGCCGCTCGGCGATGACACGCTGGTCGTAGGCGAGGGTGACGTCCTCGGCGGACAGTCGGTTCACGGTGCTCCTTCGGTTGTTCGGCCCACCGGTCCGCCGGTCGGCCGGTCCGTTGCTCGGTCCGCTGGCCGGTCCGCTGGTCGGTCGCTTCATATCCGGCCCGCCCTGCGTTCGGTGACCAGGAGCCACAGCAGGTAGACGCCGCCGAGCACGCCGGTGACCACGCCCACGGGCAACTGTCCGGCCCCGAAGGCCCGCTGCGAGATCCAGTCGGAACTCACCAGCAGGGCGGCCCCCATGCACATCGACGGCACCAGGTTCGGTCCGGGCGAACGGGTCAGACGCCGGGCGAGCTGCGGCGCGGTGAGCGCGACGAAGCCGACCGGCCCGGAGGCGGCCGTCGCCGCCGCGGTGAGCAGGACCGCGGACAGCATCAGCACCAGCCGTACGCGCTCGACCCGGACTCCGAGGGCGTAGGACACGTCGTCGCCCATCTCCATCATCCTGAGCCCACGGGAGTTGGCGAGGACCAGCGGTACGAGGACGGCGCACAACGCGAGCAGGGGCCAGACCTGGTCCCAGTCACGGCCGTC
Coding sequences within it:
- a CDS encoding glycosyltransferase family 4 protein; its protein translation is MTPVSSHSPHGQTPLRTVQVLGGGTAATSAHVRSLAAGLVARGVRVTVCAPIEAEHAYDFTGVGADHVHVPRSSDPGSVAALRAACADADLVHAHGLHASFRTVLALGGRRTPLIVTWHDRAHAEGARAHVLRLMERRVVKAATVVLGTTSALVDRARRTGARDARLAAAVLPGLRSAPKTEDPDGSRPKTLAELGAIGRPLLIAVGALERHRGHHTLLDATHGWRRLDPQPLVAVAGEGPLRGELQRRITDEDLPVRLVGRRDDITDLLEAADLALLPSRWEGRSVLAQQALHARVPLVAAGTGGIPELVGDAAELVPYRNARALADAVVRLLGDPGRRDELRTRGARQAAGWPTEDEAVAQVLSVYDELTRPRPLS
- the recN gene encoding DNA repair protein RecN, whose amino-acid sequence is MRIRSLGVIDDAVVELSPGFTAVTGETGAGKTMVVTSLGLLLGGRADAALVRIGARSAVVEGRIAVPEGAAAATRAGEAGAELDDGALLISRTVSAEGRSRAHLGGRSVPVGLLAEIADDLVAVHGQTDQQGLLKQSRQRQALDRYAGDAVAGPLAEYTGAYKRLRAVATELEELTTRARERAQEADMLRFGLDEIAGVEPRAGEDVELAEEADRLGHAEALASAASLAHAALAGNPEDLESVDAGTLVAGAQRALEAVRAHDPELAALTDRIGEVGILLRDVAGDLAGYADDLDADPLRLAAVEERRSALTGLTRKYGQDISAVLAWAEESAERLTDLDGDDERIEELTAERDRLRAELGGLAHTLSQARTEAAERFAAAVTAELASLAMPHARVSFDIRQTEDPDGVEVGGRTVAHGPSGVDEVELLLAPHPGAPPRPIAKGASGGELSRVMLAVEVVFAGTDPVPTYLFDEVDAGVGGKAAVEIGRRLAKLAKSAQVVVVTHLPQVAAFADRQLLVSKTNDGTVTRSGVKVLEGEDRIRELSRMLAGQEDSETARAHAEELLATARADG
- a CDS encoding NAD kinase, with translation MTTNRVRTVFLLAHTGRPAAIRSAELVVKGLLHSGIGVRVLETEARDLPLPDEVETVSEATPECLDGCELLIVLGGDGTLLRGAEFARASGVPMLGVNLGSVGFLAEAERDDLDKVVDRVVSKAYEVEERMTVDVVVHQNGTIVHTDWALNEAAVQKVSAERMLEVVLEIDGRPVTGFGCDGIVCATPTGSTAYAFSAGGPVVWPEVEALLMVPISAHALFAKPLVTSPDSVLAVEMLPHVPPGVLWCDGRRTVELPAGARVEVRRGAVPVRLARLHHASFTDRLVAKFALPVAGWRGAPR
- a CDS encoding TlyA family RNA methyltransferase, whose product is MAGVARRRLDAELVRRKLARSREHAGQLIAAGRVSVGKTVATKPATQVETAAAILVAENAGDPDYVSRGGHKLAGAFEAFVPQGLVVQGRRALDAGASTGGFTDVLLRAGAAHVIAVDVGYGQLAWSLRNDERVTVKDRTNVRELTLEAIDGEPVDLVVGDLSFIPLGLVLPALTRCVRPDADLVMMVKPQFEVGKERLGSGGVVRSPQLRAEAVRGVAAKAWALGLGAKGVTASPLPGPSGNVEYFLWLRAGALELNPADVDRAVAEGPR
- a CDS encoding sterol-binding protein, whose translation is MATIEECRAALGRLSDSMQRAEGDVGAAAAMDRSVSCHVTDLDVTFAGRLTGGRIEVRETLEGPPRERAQLRLAMRGDDLLALVDGELHFARAWGSGRVKLEAGLRDLLHLRKLL
- a CDS encoding ABC transporter ATP-binding protein, with amino-acid sequence MKRPTSGPASGPSNGPADRRTGGPNNRRSTVNRLSAEDVTLAYDQRVIAERLSVEIPDNSFTVIVGPNACGKSTLLRALSRMLKPSHGRVLLDGQVIQSMPAKKVARTLGLLPQSSIAPDGITVADLVGRGRYPHQGILRQWSTEDERVVQESMARTGIADLGERHVDELSGGQRQRVWIAMALAQETPLLLLDEPTTYLDIQHQIDVLDLCAELHEEQGRTLVAVLHDLNHAARYATHLIALREGKVIAQGAPKEIVTADLVEQVFGLSCQVIDDPETGTPLIVPAARRKRTATAAKQATVEQATDKQATVEQATVEQAMGKQNTAKVGAREAS